TTGCTGCGCCATGGCTAGCACAAGGTCCTTTTTGTAGGCAGAGAGAGGTTTCTCGAGctctttgattttccttttccgGATCTCTTTTAGACAAGTTATATCTTGATCATGTCTGGCCGCGGAAAACAGGGAGGCAAAGCTCGTGCCAAGGCTAAAACTCGGTCGTCCCGAGCGGGCCTTCAGTTCCCGGTTGGCCGTGTGCATCGTCTTCTTCGTAAGGGGAATTATTCCGAGCGAGTGGGAGCTGGAGCGCCGGTGTATTTGGCTGCCGTGCTGGAATACCTCACTGCCGAAATCTTGGAGTTAGCCGGAAATGCTGCCCGCGACAACAAGAAGACTCGTATCATTCCGCGTCATCTTCAGCTGGCCATCCGCAATGATGAAGAGCTCAATAAGCTGCTGGGAAAAGTCACTATTGCCCAGGGTGGAGTCCTGCCCAACATCCAGGCCGTCCTGCTGCCCAAGAAGACCGAGAGTCACCACAAAGCTAAGGGCAAGTAAGACTGCCAAGATTCTGCCACCTTGAACCGTAGAAACCCAAAGGCTCTTTTCAGAGCCCCTCACGTAGACAAAGGGAGCTTGTACACCCATCCGCTGTAGGCAATGCAGCTCGAATGTAACGAACAGTTGCTTTCATTTAACCCCCAAAGGACGCAGCAGTTACAAGGTTTGTATGAAGCCAATATCCTTTCCTGCCCTGTTATTGTCCCACTCTTAGAACTGGGAAAGATTGCTGAGTAGTATCCTGCGTGGTCGGCTCTCTGACcctatttagaattttcttggcagataagagtgctttaccatttccttcaattcattttgcagatgaagaactaagaggtaagtgatttgtcctgtCCCTTATTACACGCTGTTCATGTCTAAGGCTAGGTCTAAATTTCAGGCCATCACTTTAGCCATTGCGCCACCTAGCAACCGTGGAAGGGATATTAGTATGTAATCCGTAGAGGGACAAACAGCCCAGTTTGCGGGAAGTCATTCCTGAAGGTCACAGACTCATAACTCCTGCTGAAATAGGCAGGTTAATATTAAGTGCCTTtgcatcatcattttacagagaaagtaAGCCTTGAGTTTAGTGCCAGGACAAAAACCAT
The DNA window shown above is from Notamacropus eugenii isolate mMacEug1 chromosome 2, mMacEug1.pri_v2, whole genome shotgun sequence and carries:
- the LOC140525542 gene encoding histone H2A type 1-D codes for the protein MSGRGKQGGKARAKAKTRSSRAGLQFPVGRVHRLLRKGNYSERVGAGAPVYLAAVLEYLTAEILELAGNAARDNKKTRIIPRHLQLAIRNDEELNKLLGKVTIAQGGVLPNIQAVLLPKKTESHHKAKGK